The following are encoded together in the Streptomyces sp. NBC_00358 genome:
- a CDS encoding ATP-binding protein, with product MDRPDGAQLRRRLGKADLRAVPEARKALRELLRHWGKPGGSEIAELLTSELVTNALIHTDDDAVLTATVGPRGLRVEVRDFVARRPRLCVPNADDGTHGRGLVLVQSLADAWGVRAHGVGKAVWFELNGGTV from the coding sequence ATGGACCGACCGGACGGCGCGCAGCTGCGGCGCCGGCTGGGCAAAGCCGATCTGCGGGCGGTCCCCGAGGCGCGCAAGGCGCTGAGGGAGCTGTTACGGCACTGGGGGAAGCCGGGCGGATCCGAGATAGCCGAGCTCCTGACCAGCGAGCTCGTCACCAACGCACTGATCCACACCGACGACGACGCCGTCCTGACGGCGACCGTCGGACCGCGCGGACTGCGCGTGGAGGTCCGGGACTTCGTGGCTCGCAGGCCCAGACTGTGCGTACCGAACGCCGACGACGGTACGCACGGCAGAGGTCTCGTCCTCGTCCAGTCCCTGGCGGACGCGTGGGGCGTACGGGCCCACGGGGTGGGCAAGGCGGTGTGGTTCGAACTGAACGGCGGCACGGTGTAG
- a CDS encoding helix-turn-helix domain-containing protein has product MPSWDARRGEPVSSQDDVEEFAALLRRLKARTDRSYAALARRLNMNASTLHRYCAGEAVPLGFAPVERFAAMCGASPAERVELHRRWILAVAARRRSRPSPGGESASPPPPGAPPEPVSSSTSPVTTEPARTTTEAPGSTSPAPSGTAAPAVSETAAPAAAGTSAPVVPVTAAGSEPTAASGPSSGPREPGAEKGLPGSRPEPEPDPAGVRPLAPRKPWHRRRFAVTAAVVTALLATLGSLSTLSSGHNGTAGTAGDDDRTAGVPNGRTAGERHGPLASSAPPSTAPGRAPGSPSPEAPASNAGSPRPSTSPSRTAASAARPLTWTANSQLWRLGCSHDYVIRKQPGQVPPPPAPQDAAPWARTQGAVHGGETLVEISVQGRTDTAVVLEALRVRVVGRSTPVKGTVYAMDQGCGGEISPRSFAVDLDKDRPIARSVPGSEMGTNTPAMRMPYRVSAKDPEVLLVDARTVGCDCRWNLELDWSSQGRTGTEVIDDHGVPFRTSGIKGLPHYWYADRGWTPLPG; this is encoded by the coding sequence ATGCCGTCCTGGGACGCGAGGCGGGGGGAACCGGTGTCATCCCAGGACGACGTCGAGGAATTCGCGGCGCTGCTGCGGCGGCTGAAGGCGCGCACGGACCGCAGTTACGCGGCACTCGCGCGACGGCTGAACATGAACGCCTCGACGCTGCACCGGTATTGCGCCGGGGAGGCGGTGCCGCTCGGCTTCGCACCCGTGGAGCGGTTCGCCGCGATGTGCGGGGCGAGTCCGGCCGAACGGGTCGAACTCCACCGCCGCTGGATCCTGGCCGTGGCGGCACGCCGGCGCTCCCGGCCATCTCCCGGAGGCGAGTCCGCGTCGCCACCTCCGCCGGGTGCGCCGCCGGAACCGGTGTCGTCCAGCACCTCGCCGGTGACCACCGAACCCGCCCGAACGACCACCGAGGCCCCGGGGTCGACCTCCCCCGCACCCTCGGGCACGGCTGCCCCCGCAGTATCCGAGACGGCTGCCCCCGCCGCAGCGGGCACAAGTGCTCCCGTCGTGCCGGTGACGGCCGCCGGCTCGGAGCCCACGGCGGCCTCCGGTCCCTCGTCCGGTCCCCGGGAACCCGGCGCGGAGAAGGGGCTCCCCGGCTCGCGGCCGGAGCCGGAGCCGGATCCGGCCGGGGTGCGGCCCCTCGCTCCGCGAAAGCCCTGGCACAGGCGCCGTTTCGCGGTCACGGCGGCCGTCGTGACCGCGCTGCTGGCGACGCTGGGCAGCCTGTCCACGCTGTCGTCCGGACACAATGGGACCGCCGGGACCGCCGGCGACGACGACCGAACGGCCGGTGTCCCGAACGGGAGGACGGCGGGCGAGCGGCACGGCCCCTTGGCGTCCTCCGCACCCCCTTCCACCGCGCCCGGCCGGGCGCCCGGCTCTCCCTCCCCCGAGGCGCCCGCCTCGAACGCCGGCTCACCGAGGCCGTCCACCAGCCCCTCCCGCACGGCCGCCTCCGCCGCCCGTCCTCTCACCTGGACCGCGAACTCCCAACTGTGGAGGCTCGGTTGCAGCCACGACTACGTCATCCGCAAGCAACCCGGGCAGGTACCGCCGCCCCCGGCCCCACAGGACGCCGCGCCCTGGGCGCGGACCCAGGGGGCCGTGCACGGCGGTGAGACCCTGGTGGAGATCTCCGTGCAGGGGCGGACGGACACGGCGGTCGTCCTGGAGGCGCTGCGGGTCCGCGTCGTCGGGCGGTCCACGCCGGTGAAGGGCACCGTGTACGCCATGGACCAGGGCTGCGGCGGCGAGATCAGCCCCCGCTCTTTCGCCGTCGACCTGGACAAGGACCGGCCGATCGCCCGATCGGTCCCGGGCAGCGAGATGGGGACGAACACCCCGGCGATGCGCATGCCCTACCGGGTGTCCGCGAAGGACCCCGAGGTACTGTTGGTCGACGCCCGGACCGTCGGCTGCGACTGCCGCTGGAATCTGGAGCTCGACTGGTCCTCGCAGGGCCGCACCGGCACGGAGGTCATCGACGATCACGGTGTCCCGTTCCGCACCAGCGGCATCAAGGGCCTGCCGCACTACTGGTACGCGGACCGCGGCTGGACCCCTCTCCCCGGCTGA
- a CDS encoding (2Fe-2S)-binding protein: protein MSAPALPVDASPNVPAGPGLPGATASPVTEAYARLSAVFPGLAVTELTAGEAAPRGAGWAAAARLAEGGPGLDEFLAWDEAQVLRDHGRRARPDVVASFGLHRYAWPACLLITVPWFLLRRVPRLPVEDVTFQRETGRMAVRVDAFACLPDDPAAGLPGARVVPDEEALRAEVRAAVAEHLEPVLGGFGPRTRRRGRALWGMATDEIVEGLWYVARLFGEERRALRELELLLPGSTRPYAGSAAFRELTGPDGESLPTRDRVSCCLFYTLRPADTCDTCPRTCDTDRVARSTAA, encoded by the coding sequence ATGTCCGCTCCCGCCCTGCCCGTCGACGCCTCCCCGAACGTCCCGGCCGGCCCCGGCCTGCCGGGCGCCACCGCGTCGCCCGTGACGGAGGCGTACGCACGGCTGAGCGCGGTCTTCCCAGGGCTGGCCGTCACCGAGCTGACGGCCGGGGAAGCGGCCCCGCGGGGCGCGGGCTGGGCGGCCGCCGCCCGGCTCGCGGAGGGCGGGCCCGGCCTCGACGAGTTTCTCGCCTGGGACGAGGCCCAGGTGCTCCGCGACCACGGCCGGCGGGCACGGCCCGACGTCGTCGCGAGTTTCGGCCTGCACCGGTACGCCTGGCCCGCCTGCCTGCTGATCACCGTGCCGTGGTTCCTGCTGCGCCGGGTCCCCCGCCTGCCTGTGGAGGACGTCACATTCCAGCGCGAGACCGGCCGGATGGCCGTCCGCGTCGACGCGTTCGCCTGCCTGCCCGACGACCCGGCCGCCGGCCTGCCGGGTGCCAGGGTCGTCCCGGACGAGGAGGCGCTGCGGGCGGAGGTACGGGCCGCGGTCGCCGAGCACCTCGAACCGGTCCTCGGCGGATTCGGACCGCGGACGCGGCGCCGCGGACGTGCGCTGTGGGGCATGGCGACCGACGAGATCGTCGAGGGCCTCTGGTATGTCGCCCGGCTGTTCGGCGAGGAGCGGCGCGCGCTGCGCGAACTGGAGCTGCTGCTGCCCGGCTCGACCCGGCCGTACGCCGGTTCGGCGGCCTTCCGCGAACTGACCGGCCCGGACGGGGAGTCCCTGCCCACCCGCGACCGGGTGAGCTGCTGCCTCTTCTACACACTGCGCCCCGCCGACACCTGCGACACCTGCCCGCGCACCTGCGACACGGACCGCGTCGCCAGGTCGACGGCCGCCTAG
- a CDS encoding alpha-mannosidase → MHDDRSLVEARLERALRQWLRPAQYADRVPLALSVWHVPGEPVPVDQALQASYEPFTVGTVWGKPWSTSWFRIDGRVPEEWAGRPVEVVIDPGFTGDGPGFQAEGLLYDAAGIPLKGIHPRNRHLTVGAPARGGEEVRLLLEAAANPAVLHGFEPTRLGDVLTAGDGPIYRFAAADLAVLDQDVWHLVLDTEVLSELMYELDPERPRRHEILRALENMLDALDLHDVSGTAVAARSELAEALARPASASAHRVSAAGHAHIDSAWLWPLRETVRKASRTFANVTALAADYPELVFACSQAQQYAWVREHQPHIWERIKRAVEQGNWAPVGSMWVESDANMPGGEALARQIVHGKRFFREELGVETEEIWLPDSFGYTAAFPQLAKLAGVRWFLTQKLSWNQTNKMPHHTFWWEGIDGTRVFTHFPPVDTYNSQFHGRELAHAERNFAEKGRATRSLVPFGWGDGGGGPTREMLEKARRLRSLEGSPQVRIEKPSAFFAAAEEEYGAHAPVWSGELYLELHRATYTTQAKTKQGNRRSEHALREAELWCTTAAVRDPSYTYPYDELDRLWKTVLLHQFHDILPGSSIAWVHREARETYARVLAELEAITADAVRALGPGSPAVLNSSPYERTEVVGDARVTVPGLGAAAAGTGPGSSVRAEQTDGAVVLENDRLRVRIDGDGLLTSVRDLTHGREVLCGPGNLLQLHPDHPNAWDAWDIDRHYRRTHTDLTAAESVELVESGPLRATVRVIRAFGSSRITQEIRLSAASRRLDIVTDIDWQESEKVLKAAFPLDVQAERSAAEIQFGHVHRPTHANTGWDAARFEICAHRWLRVAEASYGVALLNDSTYGHDVTRTPHAEGLGTTVRLTLLRAPHSPDPETDLGTHRFTYALLPGADVGDAVAEGLALNLPLRQAAVAEFEPLVSVDDPAVTVESVKLAEDRGGDVVVRLYESRGGRARAKVTPGFPVSRAEVTDLLERPLHAAPSEIELRPFQILTLRLRPAR, encoded by the coding sequence GTGCACGACGACCGTTCGCTGGTGGAGGCGCGCCTGGAACGCGCGCTGCGGCAGTGGCTGCGCCCCGCGCAGTACGCGGACCGGGTTCCGCTCGCGCTCTCCGTATGGCACGTTCCGGGCGAACCGGTGCCCGTGGACCAGGCACTCCAGGCCTCCTACGAGCCGTTCACCGTCGGTACGGTCTGGGGAAAGCCCTGGTCGACGAGCTGGTTCCGGATCGATGGCCGGGTGCCCGAGGAGTGGGCGGGCCGCCCGGTGGAGGTGGTGATCGACCCCGGGTTCACGGGGGACGGACCCGGATTCCAGGCGGAGGGCCTGCTGTACGACGCCGCCGGAATCCCTCTCAAGGGCATCCATCCGCGCAACCGCCACCTGACGGTCGGGGCACCGGCGAGGGGAGGCGAGGAGGTACGGCTGCTCCTGGAGGCGGCGGCCAACCCCGCCGTCCTGCACGGTTTCGAGCCCACGCGGCTGGGAGACGTCCTGACCGCCGGCGATGGGCCGATCTACCGATTCGCGGCTGCCGATCTCGCCGTACTCGATCAGGACGTCTGGCATCTGGTCCTCGATACCGAGGTCCTCTCGGAGCTGATGTACGAACTGGATCCGGAGCGGCCGCGGCGGCACGAGATCCTGCGGGCGCTGGAGAACATGCTCGACGCCCTCGATCTGCACGATGTCTCCGGTACGGCGGTGGCTGCCCGGTCCGAGCTGGCGGAGGCCCTGGCGCGGCCCGCGTCGGCGAGCGCGCACCGGGTCTCGGCGGCCGGGCACGCGCACATCGACTCGGCGTGGCTGTGGCCGCTGCGCGAGACGGTCCGCAAGGCCTCCCGGACGTTCGCCAACGTCACGGCCCTCGCGGCGGACTACCCGGAACTGGTCTTCGCCTGCTCACAGGCACAGCAGTACGCCTGGGTAAGGGAGCACCAGCCGCACATCTGGGAGCGCATCAAGAGGGCTGTGGAACAAGGCAACTGGGCCCCCGTGGGGTCGATGTGGGTGGAGTCCGACGCCAACATGCCGGGTGGAGAGGCGCTGGCCCGGCAGATCGTGCACGGCAAGCGGTTCTTCCGGGAGGAACTGGGCGTCGAGACCGAGGAGATCTGGCTGCCGGACTCCTTCGGCTACACCGCCGCCTTCCCGCAACTGGCGAAGCTCGCCGGCGTCCGCTGGTTCCTCACCCAGAAGCTGAGCTGGAACCAGACCAACAAGATGCCCCACCACACGTTCTGGTGGGAAGGCATCGACGGCACCCGGGTCTTCACGCACTTCCCGCCCGTGGACACGTACAACTCCCAGTTCCACGGGCGCGAACTCGCCCACGCGGAGCGCAACTTCGCGGAGAAGGGGCGGGCAACCCGCTCGCTGGTCCCGTTCGGGTGGGGTGACGGCGGGGGCGGCCCGACCCGTGAAATGCTGGAGAAGGCACGGCGGTTGAGGTCCTTGGAGGGCTCACCGCAGGTCCGGATCGAGAAGCCGTCGGCCTTCTTCGCCGCCGCCGAGGAGGAGTACGGGGCCCACGCGCCGGTGTGGTCGGGCGAGCTGTACCTGGAGCTGCACCGGGCGACCTACACCACGCAGGCCAAGACCAAACAGGGCAACCGGCGTTCGGAACACGCGCTGCGCGAGGCCGAGTTGTGGTGCACCACGGCCGCCGTACGCGATCCGTCGTACACCTACCCGTACGACGAGCTGGACCGGCTCTGGAAGACGGTGCTGCTGCACCAGTTCCACGACATCCTGCCCGGCTCGTCGATCGCCTGGGTGCACCGGGAGGCACGCGAGACGTACGCGCGGGTGCTCGCGGAACTGGAGGCGATCACCGCGGACGCGGTACGGGCCCTGGGGCCCGGCTCGCCCGCCGTCCTGAACTCCTCGCCGTACGAGCGGACCGAAGTGGTCGGGGACGCACGGGTGACGGTGCCGGGGCTCGGCGCGGCCGCGGCGGGAACCGGACCCGGCTCCAGCGTGCGGGCCGAACAGACCGACGGAGCGGTCGTGCTGGAGAACGACCGGCTCCGGGTGCGGATCGACGGCGACGGACTGCTCACCTCCGTACGGGATCTCACGCACGGCCGGGAGGTGCTCTGCGGTCCCGGCAATCTGCTCCAGCTCCACCCCGACCATCCCAACGCCTGGGACGCCTGGGACATCGACCGGCACTACCGGCGCACGCACACGGACCTGACGGCCGCCGAGTCGGTGGAACTCGTGGAGAGCGGGCCGCTGCGGGCGACCGTGCGCGTCATCCGGGCGTTCGGCTCGTCCCGGATCACCCAGGAGATCCGGCTGTCGGCCGCGAGCCGCCGGCTGGACATCGTGACCGACATCGACTGGCAGGAGTCGGAGAAGGTCCTGAAAGCCGCCTTCCCGCTCGACGTCCAGGCCGAACGGTCCGCAGCCGAGATCCAGTTCGGGCACGTCCACCGCCCGACCCACGCCAACACCGGCTGGGACGCGGCCCGTTTCGAGATCTGCGCCCACCGCTGGCTGCGGGTCGCGGAGGCCTCTTACGGCGTCGCGCTGCTCAACGACTCGACGTACGGCCATGACGTGACCCGTACCCCGCACGCCGAGGGCCTCGGCACCACCGTACGGCTGACCCTGCTGCGCGCCCCGCACAGCCCGGACCCGGAGACCGATCTCGGCACGCACCGGTTCACGTACGCGCTGCTGCCGGGGGCGGACGTCGGGGACGCCGTGGCGGAGGGACTCGCGCTCAATCTGCCGCTGCGGCAGGCCGCGGTAGCGGAGTTCGAACCGCTGGTGAGCGTCGACGACCCGGCGGTCACCGTCGAGTCGGTCAAGCTCGCGGAGGACCGCGGCGGCGATGTGGTGGTGCGGTTGTATGAGTCCCGGGGCGGGCGGGCCCGCGCGAAGGTGACCCCCGGTTTCCCGGTCTCCCGGGCGGAGGTCACCGACCTGCTCGAACGGCCGCTGCACGCGGCCCCGTCGGAGATCGAGCTGCGGCCGTTCCAGATTCTCACCCTGCGGTTGCGGCCCGCGCGCTAG
- a CDS encoding PucR family transcriptional regulator codes for MRLRALLDTDALGLRLLGGEDELDRGVRGVMTTDLKDPSRYLSGGELVLTGLAWRHDADDSEPFVRILAGAGVAALAAGEAELGDIPDDLVLACARHRLPLFAVNESVAFATITEHVVRQVSGERAGDLAAVVDRHRRMMTSGPAGGGPDVVLDLLGTDLDLRAWVLSPAGRPIAGSKVGGAALPADTCAKLAAEHLSAVRTGRRAPHRVTVGPAMYSLFPIRSSGRAAGASRDVRETVLSDWLLAVEADAGDWPEERLDLLQGVTQLIAVERDRRDASRTVRRRLAQEVLELVQTGAAPAEIAARLRVAAPVLLPGLGAAPHWQVVVARVEWDGGAIEGGPVAQALLEEILVDPLSPGPEHSDRIAVAHTGDEAVALVPLPTGPSEEDGTEPGLHADTLLAAVRDPLSAGLNDDGRLTLGVSATVHSAEGLRGALEEARHARRVAAARPGRVCAAGHQELASHVLLLPFVPDDVRRAFTARLLDPLREYDSRHRAELIPTLEAFLDCDGSWTRCAARLHLHVNTLRYRVGRIEQLTSRDLSRLEDKLDFFLALRMS; via the coding sequence ATGCGGCTGCGCGCACTGCTGGACACCGACGCGCTGGGCCTGCGGCTGCTCGGCGGCGAGGACGAGCTCGACCGCGGCGTACGCGGTGTGATGACCACCGACCTCAAGGACCCCAGCCGCTATCTCTCGGGCGGCGAGCTGGTCCTCACCGGTCTGGCCTGGCGGCACGACGCCGACGACTCCGAGCCCTTCGTCCGCATCCTCGCGGGCGCCGGGGTCGCGGCCCTGGCCGCGGGTGAGGCGGAGCTCGGGGACATCCCCGACGATCTGGTCCTGGCCTGCGCCCGGCACCGGCTGCCGCTGTTCGCCGTGAACGAGTCGGTCGCCTTCGCCACGATCACCGAGCACGTCGTACGTCAGGTGTCGGGCGAGCGCGCCGGGGATCTGGCCGCCGTGGTCGACCGGCACCGCCGGATGATGACCTCGGGCCCGGCCGGCGGCGGCCCCGACGTGGTCCTCGACCTGCTCGGCACCGACCTCGACCTGCGCGCCTGGGTCCTCTCGCCCGCCGGCCGGCCCATCGCGGGCTCGAAGGTCGGGGGCGCCGCGCTGCCCGCGGACACCTGCGCCAAGCTGGCCGCCGAGCATCTGTCGGCGGTCCGCACCGGGCGCCGGGCACCGCACCGGGTGACGGTGGGCCCCGCGATGTACTCACTCTTCCCGATCCGCTCGTCGGGACGCGCCGCGGGCGCCTCCCGCGACGTACGCGAGACGGTGCTCTCCGACTGGCTGCTCGCCGTCGAGGCGGACGCAGGGGACTGGCCCGAGGAGCGGCTCGACCTGCTCCAGGGCGTCACCCAGCTGATCGCGGTGGAGCGGGACCGGCGGGACGCGTCGCGCACCGTCCGGCGGCGGCTCGCGCAGGAAGTCCTCGAACTGGTCCAGACGGGTGCGGCGCCCGCCGAGATCGCGGCACGGCTGCGGGTCGCGGCACCGGTGCTGCTGCCGGGCCTGGGGGCGGCCCCGCACTGGCAGGTCGTGGTGGCGCGGGTCGAGTGGGACGGCGGCGCCATCGAGGGCGGCCCGGTCGCCCAGGCGCTGCTGGAGGAGATCCTCGTGGACCCGCTGTCGCCGGGCCCGGAGCACTCCGACCGGATCGCCGTCGCCCACACGGGCGACGAGGCGGTCGCTCTGGTCCCTCTTCCGACGGGCCCGTCGGAAGAGGACGGCACCGAGCCCGGTCTGCACGCCGACACGCTGCTGGCCGCCGTACGGGACCCGCTGTCGGCCGGCCTGAACGACGACGGGCGGCTCACGCTCGGCGTCAGCGCGACCGTCCACTCGGCGGAGGGTCTGCGCGGCGCGCTGGAGGAGGCCCGGCACGCCCGCCGGGTCGCCGCGGCACGCCCCGGGCGGGTCTGCGCGGCCGGACACCAGGAGCTGGCCTCGCACGTCCTGCTGCTGCCCTTCGTCCCGGACGACGTGCGCCGCGCGTTCACCGCCCGGCTGCTGGACCCGCTGCGCGAGTACGACAGCCGGCACCGCGCGGAGCTGATTCCGACCCTGGAGGCGTTCCTGGACTGCGACGGCTCCTGGACGCGCTGCGCCGCCCGGCTGCACCTCCATGTCAACACGCTGCGCTACCGCGTCGGCCGTATCGAGCAGTTGACGAGTCGTGATCTGTCGCGCCTGGAGGACAAGTTGGACTTCTTCCTGGCACTGCGGATGAGCTGA
- a CDS encoding GntR family transcriptional regulator: MDDARTPVRPGSPDPAVRPGNNRPAHTDETRPGGRSESARPVRVDGIGLAAHAENVRPVRGDDARPVVRAETARPVVQRASVRGQILDALRTALVAGELAPGEVYSAPALGERFGVSATPVREAMQQLALEGAVEVVPNRGFRVVERGTRELAELAEIRGLIEVPVMLRLARTVPAARWAELRPLAEATVRAASSGCRATYAECDRSFHRAVLALAGNAQLVRIADDLHRRAQWPLVGGPVSRGRADLVADAAEHTALLDALIAEDLTVVQALVREHFTGAP; this comes from the coding sequence GTGGACGACGCCCGCACGCCCGTACGCCCCGGGAGCCCCGACCCCGCCGTACGCCCCGGGAACAACCGCCCCGCACACACCGACGAGACGCGCCCCGGAGGACGTTCCGAGAGCGCGCGCCCCGTACGCGTCGACGGCATCGGCCTCGCCGCGCACGCGGAGAACGTCCGTCCCGTACGCGGCGACGACGCCCGCCCCGTCGTACGCGCCGAGACCGCGCGGCCCGTCGTGCAGCGCGCCTCCGTGCGCGGACAGATCCTCGACGCGCTGCGCACCGCGCTCGTCGCGGGTGAACTCGCCCCCGGCGAGGTGTACTCGGCGCCCGCGCTCGGTGAACGCTTCGGGGTGTCCGCGACGCCCGTCCGGGAGGCGATGCAGCAACTCGCCCTCGAAGGAGCCGTCGAGGTCGTTCCCAACCGGGGCTTTCGCGTCGTCGAGCGCGGCACCCGGGAACTGGCCGAACTCGCCGAGATCCGGGGCCTGATCGAGGTTCCGGTGATGCTCCGCCTCGCACGCACCGTGCCCGCCGCGCGCTGGGCCGAGCTGCGTCCGCTCGCCGAGGCCACCGTGCGGGCCGCGTCCTCGGGCTGCCGCGCGACCTACGCGGAGTGCGACCGGTCCTTCCACCGCGCGGTTCTCGCCCTCGCGGGCAACGCGCAGTTGGTGCGGATCGCCGACGATCTGCACCGGCGTGCCCAGTGGCCGCTCGTCGGCGGTCCCGTCTCCCGGGGCCGCGCCGACCTGGTGGCCGACGCGGCCGAACACACCGCGCTGCTGGACGCGTTGATCGCCGAGGATCTGACGGTCGTCCAGGCCCTGGTGCGCGAGCACTTCACCGGCGCCCCCTGA
- a CDS encoding DUF2637 domain-containing protein, with amino-acid sequence MRLTDISLNWLLPGAVLLLGLLAAVAVLARGKRSGDGASSDDSWERTEERRRRKEAVYGSASYVLLFCCAAVAAALSFHGLVGFGQQNLGLSDGWEYLVPFGLDGAAMFCSVLAVREASHGDAALGSRILVWTFAGAAAWFNWVHAPRGMAHAGAPQFFAGMSLSAAVLFDRALKQTRRAALREQGLVPRPLPQIRIVRWLRAPRETYSAWSLMLLENVRSLDEAVDEVREDRRQKEQNRLRRRNEERVERAHLKALSRGHRGFAGRGGARELETATVERAPAGASAEPAISTAEQLPARSRPSLTPVRKSTEPITVDLTTEDDTMALPRLDSLERKLKDLEQQFG; translated from the coding sequence ATGAGACTGACCGACATATCGCTGAACTGGCTGCTTCCAGGCGCCGTTCTGCTCCTGGGCCTGCTGGCGGCGGTGGCGGTGCTCGCGCGCGGCAAGCGGTCCGGGGACGGCGCGAGCAGCGACGACTCCTGGGAGCGCACCGAGGAGCGCCGCAGGCGTAAGGAGGCCGTCTACGGCTCGGCCTCCTATGTGCTGTTGTTCTGCTGTGCCGCGGTCGCGGCGGCACTCTCCTTCCACGGCCTGGTCGGCTTCGGCCAGCAGAACCTGGGCCTCTCCGACGGCTGGGAGTACCTCGTCCCGTTCGGCCTGGACGGCGCGGCGATGTTCTGCTCCGTCCTCGCGGTGCGCGAGGCCAGCCACGGGGACGCGGCGCTCGGCTCCCGCATACTCGTGTGGACCTTCGCCGGTGCCGCGGCCTGGTTCAACTGGGTGCACGCGCCCCGGGGCATGGCCCACGCCGGCGCTCCGCAGTTCTTCGCGGGCATGTCCCTGTCGGCCGCGGTGCTGTTCGACCGGGCTCTGAAGCAGACCCGTCGTGCCGCCCTGCGCGAGCAGGGTCTGGTGCCGCGTCCGCTGCCGCAGATCCGCATAGTCCGCTGGCTGCGCGCGCCCCGTGAGACGTACAGCGCCTGGTCGCTGATGCTGCTGGAGAACGTCCGCTCGCTGGACGAGGCCGTGGACGAGGTGCGCGAGGACCGGCGCCAGAAGGAGCAGAACCGACTGCGCCGCCGGAACGAGGAGCGGGTCGAGCGGGCGCACCTCAAGGCGCTCAGCCGTGGTCACCGCGGCTTCGCCGGACGCGGTGGCGCCCGGGAACTGGAGACCGCGACCGTGGAGCGCGCGCCCGCCGGTGCCTCCGCGGAGCCTGCCATATCCACCGCGGAGCAGCTGCCCGCACGTTCGCGGCCCTCCCTCACTCCCGTTCGCAAGAGCACTGAGCCGATCACCGTCGATCTCACCACCGAGGACGACACGATGGCCCTGCCGCGGCTCGACTCCCTGGAGCGCAAGCTCAAGGATCTGGAGCAGCAGTTCGGCTGA